Proteins encoded by one window of Clostridia bacterium:
- a CDS encoding glycoside hydrolase N-terminal domain-containing protein, which produces MKKEIIMKYPASCYSDIWREATPLGNGETGALLYGGIGHDIIAINHSKLWRDKNKPFLPDVHEHIETMRDLLSKNKVKEAENVIADALKEKGFNGASFGRPLPLCDIDMVFDCNEAFKNYERTLDMETEEAVVPWDEGNTTFKKRVFVSRNDGNVYCKITASGDYRINILVDLKVHDLQTIGALATPDGKTTYKRGFVFFGSKWDEEYGAVAKVTHDGTETIEENGIHITNAKSVDLVLKTFVDGKREQQFSDIEKILSDAPDYETAFMLHMPLHKALFNSSTFKLSDGNRDTANELLLMDAYGNTCSDELVEKLWSFGRYLLVCANCENGLPCHLYGLWCGDYNGMWAYNMFNVNLEMIYWQALSGNMPKLLLNVFNYVEEHMDDYRENAMKLFGCRGINICSVSTPESGLHKLVYPHILHWTGGAGWIAQHYFDYYLYTRDTEFLKRRALPFMYEAALFYEDYFTVDESGYFVSSPSNSPENVPLNVLTMGCNSEVTVNATMDFAIAKELFTNLLKGIEITGMYSEKAEKLKEMLKKIPPYQINEDGALSEWMHPFYKDNYKHRHESHLYPVFPGTEITKNSNPALYEAAVKAVEKREIVGMREQSGWSLAYMANTYSRLGYGDKALNAIDMLAKSCILSNLFTTHNDWRRMGVATCAGMETKAPVQLDANMGITSAINEMFVFSTANELYLFNAMPSRWGKGEIGPLLTRTNTEVSLNWNDQNATAFLKQKSTEENITLVLPSNMIFEENGKRELSVTFNKFEEKEFKIIYKNIK; this is translated from the coding sequence TTGAAAAAAGAAATTATAATGAAATATCCTGCGTCGTGCTATTCCGATATATGGAGAGAAGCAACACCACTCGGAAATGGTGAAACAGGCGCTCTTTTGTATGGCGGAATTGGTCATGATATTATTGCGATAAATCATTCGAAATTGTGGCGTGACAAGAATAAACCGTTTCTGCCCGATGTTCACGAGCATATTGAAACTATGCGTGATCTTCTTTCTAAAAACAAGGTTAAAGAGGCTGAAAATGTTATAGCAGATGCTTTAAAAGAAAAAGGCTTTAACGGAGCTTCTTTTGGACGACCGCTTCCGCTTTGTGACATTGATATGGTTTTTGATTGCAATGAAGCTTTTAAAAATTATGAGCGCACACTTGATATGGAAACAGAAGAAGCGGTTGTGCCTTGGGATGAAGGTAACACAACATTCAAAAAAAGGGTCTTCGTTTCAAGAAATGACGGAAATGTTTATTGCAAGATTACCGCTTCGGGAGATTACCGTATAAATATACTTGTTGATTTGAAAGTGCATGATTTGCAAACGATTGGTGCTCTTGCGACGCCGGATGGAAAAACAACATACAAAAGAGGATTTGTTTTCTTTGGCTCAAAATGGGACGAAGAATACGGCGCAGTTGCTAAGGTAACACACGACGGAACAGAAACGATTGAAGAAAACGGAATACATATAACGAACGCTAAAAGTGTTGATTTGGTATTGAAAACTTTTGTTGACGGGAAAAGAGAACAACAGTTTTCTGACATAGAAAAAATTCTTTCAGATGCACCGGACTATGAAACGGCATTTATGTTGCATATGCCTTTACACAAAGCGTTGTTCAATTCATCAACCTTTAAACTTTCGGATGGAAACAGAGATACAGCAAATGAACTTTTGCTGATGGATGCTTACGGAAATACATGTTCGGACGAACTCGTTGAAAAACTATGGTCGTTCGGTAGATATCTTTTGGTTTGTGCTAACTGTGAAAATGGACTTCCTTGTCATCTTTATGGTCTCTGGTGCGGTGATTATAATGGCATGTGGGCATATAACATGTTTAATGTAAATCTTGAAATGATATATTGGCAGGCTTTAAGCGGAAATATGCCCAAGCTCCTTTTGAATGTATTTAACTATGTTGAAGAACATATGGATGATTACCGTGAAAATGCAATGAAACTTTTCGGGTGTCGAGGTATAAATATATGCTCTGTAAGTACGCCCGAAAGCGGACTTCATAAGTTGGTTTATCCGCATATTCTTCATTGGACAGGCGGAGCAGGGTGGATTGCACAACATTATTTTGACTATTATCTGTACACCCGCGATACAGAATTTTTAAAACGCAGAGCATTACCGTTTATGTATGAAGCGGCATTGTTTTATGAAGATTATTTCACTGTTGATGAGAGTGGATATTTTGTATCATCACCGTCAAATTCTCCCGAAAATGTTCCTTTAAATGTATTGACTATGGGTTGCAATTCTGAGGTCACTGTTAATGCAACGATGGATTTTGCAATAGCAAAAGAGCTGTTCACCAACTTGCTTAAAGGTATAGAAATCACAGGAATGTATTCGGAAAAAGCTGAAAAACTTAAAGAAATGCTTAAAAAAATTCCGCCTTATCAGATTAATGAGGACGGCGCACTATCCGAGTGGATGCATCCTTTTTATAAAGATAACTACAAGCATAGACATGAATCGCATCTGTATCCTGTTTTCCCGGGAACCGAGATTACGAAAAACAGTAATCCAGCACTTTATGAAGCAGCAGTAAAAGCGGTTGAAAAACGCGAGATTGTGGGCATGAGGGAACAATCAGGTTGGTCGCTTGCGTATATGGCGAACACCTATTCTCGTTTAGGTTATGGCGATAAAGCATTGAATGCGATTGATATGCTCGCAAAATCGTGTATTTTAAGTAATTTGTTTACAACGCATAATGACTGGAGAAGAATGGGCGTTGCCACTTGTGCCGGGATGGAAACAAAAGCACCTGTTCAGCTTGATGCGAATATGGGGATTACAAGTGCGATAAATGAAATGTTTGTATTTTCAACAGCAAATGAATTGTATTTATTCAATGCAATGCCTTCAAGATGGGGAAAAGGTGAAATAGGACCGTTGCTTACAAGAACCAATACAGAGGTTTCGCTCAATTGGAACGATCAGAACGCCACAGCATTTTTAAAACAAAAATCAACTGAAGAAAATATCACGCTCGTTCTTCCGTCAAATATGATTTTTGAAGAAAACGGTAAACGGGAACTTTCTGTAACATTTAATAAATTTGAAGAAAAAGAATTTAAAATTATCTATAAAAACATAAAATAG